One region of Quercus lobata isolate SW786 chromosome 2, ValleyOak3.0 Primary Assembly, whole genome shotgun sequence genomic DNA includes:
- the LOC115974664 gene encoding probable LRR receptor-like serine/threonine-protein kinase At3g47570, protein MASPSHLMLQSTLLFVLIFFKCIFLGVQSQSGTLSIVTDKEALISFKSGISLEAPNLLSSWDQNNSSPCNWTGVVCNKPGQRVVGLDLSGFALKGSISPHIGNLSFLRSLQLGQNQFTGMLPNQIGNLFRLTVLNMSSNRLEGVLPSSISQLTELRVLDLSINKNITGRIPEELSNLTKLEVLKLARNYLYGSLPQAIGNLSSLTNLNLGTNTLSGAIPSELGHLQNLKELDLTINNFSSTIPPSIYNISSLVSLALASNNLWGEIPGDIGIRLPNLLVFNFCINKFTGKIPWSIHNLTNIKVIRMADNLLEGTVPPGLGNLPFLEMYNIGFNKIVSDDGLSFITSLKNSTHLSFLAIDGNHFEGVIPESIGNLSKALSKLYMGGNSFNGNIPNSISHLSGLALLNLSYNSLSGGIPPEIGHLKELQILGLAGNQLSGRIPNSLGNLQKLNEIDLSGNRLVGNIPPTFGNFQKLLSMDLSNNKFNGNLTREFFNLPSLSTILNLSKNLLSGPFPEEVSLLKNVVTIDLSNNLFFGNISDSIGECRSLEKLFLARNLLSGPIPSTLEEVKGLDTLDLSSNQLSGSIPVELEKLQVLQSLNLSFNNLEGVVPTGGVFGNSSIVHLEGNPKLCLHLACVKTQSNGRKVAKHVVITSILVSFALCFILGSLFYLKRSKAKITSTSELVKGQHQMVSYNDLRQATGNFNQENFLGNGSFGSVYKGNLRQGIVAVKVLDTERTSSWKSFLAECEALRNVRHRNLVRLITSCSSIDFKNMKFLALVYEYLSNGSLEDWINGKRKNANGDALNVVARLNVAIDVACALDYLHHDCEVPVVHCDLKPSNILLGEDMTAKVGDFGLARLLMQRTDIEHSISRTNVLKGSIGYIPPEYGMGEKPSTAGDVYSFGVMLLELFTGKRPTHESFIGDLNLIKWVQSAFPANIMQVLDPEMLQLMSSLYHNDQPISPDVQHGCLITILGVGLSCTVESSDARISMRSALQNLKSARDTLFKPAPIENTESNDIC, encoded by the exons ATGGCTTCCCCTTCCCATCTAATGCTTCAGTCTACcttattatttgttcttatatttttcaaatgcaTATTTCTTGGAGTACAGTCTCAGTCTGGGACCTTAAGTATTGTTACAGATAAGGAAGCCTTGATCTCATTCAAGTCAGGAATAAGCCTAGAGGCTCCCAACCTTTTATCTTCTTGGGACCAAAACAACTCATCACCCTGCAATTGGACTGGAGTTGTGTGCAACAAGCCTGGCCAGAGAGTGGTTGGGCTTGATCTTTCAGGTTTTGCACTTAAAGGTTCCATTAGCCCTCATATTGGCAACCTCTCCTTCCTACGTTCCCTTCAACTTGGGCAAAACCAGTTCACAGGTATGCTACCTAATCAAATTGGCAATCTTTTCCGTTTGACAGTTCTTAACATGAGCTCCAACAGGCTAGAAGGTGTGCTACCCTCAAGTATAAGCCAATTGACTGAGCTCCGAGTCCTTGACTTGTCTATAAACAAGAATATCACAGGAAGAATTCCTGAGGAGCTTAGCAACTTGACAAAGCTAGAAGTTTTGAAGTTGGCAAGAAACTATCTTTATGGATCACTTCCACAAGCTATAGGTAACCTTTCCTCACTCACAAATTTAAACTTGGGCACCAACACTCTTAGTGGTGCTATACCTAGTGAATTAGGCCACcttcaaaatttgaaggaaCTTGATCttactattaataatttttctagCACCATTCCTCCATCAATATACAATATTTCCTCTCTAGTTTCTTTGGCCTTAGCTTCAAACAACCTATGGGGTGAAATTCCTGGGGATATTGGGATTAGACTACCAAATCTTTTAGTTTTCAACTTCTGCATTAATAAGTTCACAGGCAAAATTCCATGGTCTATACACAATCTAACAAACATAAAGGTCATACGCATGGCAGACAACCTTCTAGAAGGGACAGTACCACCAGGCCTAGGAAATCTACCATTTCTTGAAATGTACAATATTGGTTTTAATAAGATTGTCAGTGATGACGGTCTTAGTTTCATTACTTCTTTGAAAAATAGCACTCATCTCAGCTTCCTTGCAATTGATGGCAACCATTTTGAGGGTGTGATTCCAGAATCAATAGGCAATCTTTCTAAGGCTCTCTCAAAGTTGTACATGGGAGGAAATAGCTTTAATGGTAACATACCCAACTCCATTAGTCATCTTAGTGGCCTGGCTTTGTTAAATTTGAGCTACAATTCACTTTCTGGTGGAATCCCACCTGAAATAGGCCATTTAAAGGAACTGCAAATATTGGGTTTGGCAGGAAATCAATTATCTGGTAGAATTCCAAATTCCCTAGGTAATCTCCAAAAGTTAAACGAAATTGATTTATCAGGGAATAGGTTGGTGGGCAATATACCACCTACTTTTGGGAACTTTCAGAAACTTCTTTCCATGGACTTATCCAACAACAAGTTTAATGGGAACCTAACTAGAGAATTTTTCAATCTCCCAAGTTTGAGCACTATTTTGAACCTGTCAAAGAACCTTCTAAGTGGACCTTTTCCTGAAGAAGTTTCTCTTCTAAAAAATGTTGTTACCATTGACCTTTCTAACaaccttttttttggtaatatctCCGATTCAATCGGAGAGTGTAGGAGcttggagaaattatttttagccagaaaCTTACTTTCAGGTCCTATTCCTAGTACTTTAGAAGAAGTGAAAGGCCTTGACACTCTAGATCTCTCTTCCAACCAACTTTCTGGCTCCATTCCTGTTGAACTAGAAAAGCTACAAGTCCTTCAGTCCTTGAACCTATCTTTCAATAATTTGGAAGGAGTAGTTCCCACAGGTGGAGTTTTTGGAAATTCCTCTATAGTCCATTTGGAAGGAAACCCAAAGCTTTGTTTGCATTTGGCATGTGTCAAAACTCAAAGCAATGGAAGAAAGGTAGCAAAACATGTTGTTATTACCAGTATCCTGGTATCATTTGCCCTATGCTTTATACTTGGCTCACTGTTCTACTTAAAGAGAAGTAAAGCAAAGATTACAAGTACTTCTGAATTGGTTAAAGGACAACATCAAATGGTCTCATACAATGACCTTCGTCAAGCAACTGGAAACTTCAACCAAGAAAACTTTCTTGGAAATGGGAGTTTTGGGTCTGTATATAAAGGCAATCTAAGGCAAGGAATTGTGGCAGTTAAGGTCCTTGACACTGAGAGGACGAGTTCTTGGAAGAGTTTTCTTGCAGAGTGTGAAGCTCTGAGGAATGTTAGGCACCGGAATCTTGTTAGACTGATCACATCATGCTCTAGCATAGACTTCAAGAACATGAAATTTCTCGCTCTGGTTTATGAATATCTGAGTAATGGCAGCTTAGAGGACTGGATCAATGGTAAGAGGAAGAATGCAAATGGGGATGCGTTGAATGTTGTGGCGAGATTGAATGTGGCCATTGATGTTGCCTGTGCATTAGATTACTTGCACCATGACTGTGAAGTTCCAGTGGTGCATTGTGATTTGAAGCCCAGCAACATTCTTTTGGGTGAAGACATGACTGCCAAGGTTGGAGACTTTGGGCTAGCAAGGTTGCTGATGCAAAGAACAGACATTGAACATTCTATTAGCCGTACAAATGTTCTAAAGGGTTCCATAGGATACATACCTCCAG AGTACGGCATGGGGGAGAAACCATCAACTGCTGGAGATGTATACAGCTTTGGTGTAATGCTGCTAGAGCTCTTTACCGGGAAAAGACCAACACATGAGAGCTTCATTGGAGACCTAAACCTAATCAAATGGGTGCAATCAGCTTTCCCTGCCAACATAATGCAAGTACTCGACCCAGAGATGCTACAACTTATGAGCAGCCTTTATCATAATGACCAACCCATAAGCCCTGATGTTCAACATGGTTGCCTGATCACAATCCTCGGGGTAGGGTTATCTTGCACAGTTGAATCTTCTGATGCTCGCATTAGCATGAGGAGTgctctccaaaatttgaagtcTGCAAGAGACACCCTTTTTAAACCAGCTCCCATTGAGAATACCGAATCGAATGATATCTGTTAG